The nucleotide sequence GCACAGATGCTGCTGGTCCAATAGTAAGACACCACTTTATTCACAGGAACCTTCACTTTACTGAACACTCCACAACAGTTTGAGTTTGCCACTTCAATTGCCAGGTTAgctgaaatatgaaaatatgtgaaatatgaaatatctGTATTCATGCAAAAAGATTATAAACTGttataacaatatttttaaatcaccaaatgcAACAAATGCAACTAAAACTTCCATAAATATTctgaaaacaatacatttttatcttaattcaaaatggaaaagagcaCTCACCGCTTGAAGTCATCTGCACAGAGCAGAAGATCACCAGGAACAGCAAACACATCAGGCTTCTCATTCTTCAAGATGTTTCTTCACACTGACAGAAAGAATCTGTAGAAGTTCTGTAGAGCTTGAAGATCTCAGAGCTGTTGTGTCCAGAATAACGTCTGAGCATCCTCTTATATACACAGTCAGAGACATATTCCTACTAAAGACATTCATGTAAATCCGGTTCTGAGTATCAACATTGCAGACTGAGAACTGTTTTTAGCTCTTCCTTTCTGTCATCTTTGTTCTGCTTTGtcattaatgtaaaaatgtgCCTTTTTTTCAGATTGACTGAAAATGGGCTTCAGCAAAACAACACACAGCTTCCGCTTTTCAGGCCTGTCAAGTTCAGCATTCAATGAACTAAATCTGAAAATTTGAATGATGAATTTTGAATTCCGCTGTCAATATCAGGTGCTAAACCTTCACCACTTATTCACATATAAATCTGGTTAAGGTGTTTAATTAAAACACTAAACATAAGATGTTGGACCAAAAACCCCTTGCTCTAAGAAAACAAAACCACTTCTTGTTTCTAGTGACACTTGTTGGTCTAACAGAGAAGTGAGAATAATTCAGCCAACAGTTAAACtaattcacagaaataaaatatgcaaatgtcATAAGAAGAAAAAGGTCACTTTTCATTTGCAGTTAGTGACAAAAATATTGGGATCTACTTAAGGGTTTTCTGAATCTGACTAAAATGAGAATTTGTCTTCTAACCCTAATGGCACATAAAATTTTAGATTAACTGAAATCATACCAGTCTGGTTTTTACAGTACAGATCTAGATGTATCTGTGTGCCTGTGGACCACTATGAAGTAGTATTAGAGATAGTTTGGATTTAAGGGGTGCTTTTGGCATTTTTCAGACTTGGGAAAGTCTTGGGCACTAGTTCCGGTGGTATACACAAGTTTTCAAGAGGCCAAGtgtgtgtcacacacctggactcattttgtgtgtttttgcccctgtgacccagtttctgtcttccgtgtctggtttgattagtttccaggtgtgtctcttcatttccccatgtgttccatgtccctgttaatttagtcatgccatccacctgtgtttccccaattatcccttctacttaagccttgtcctttcagttctgtttggtcgggtctactcgtctacacGTTACTcattacttgtcaacttgtctacttgtcaacttgttacctgttacttgccacttgccatctgttatttactacttaccttgtttatgtttgattcaataaatccttgtttcgtttatccctcggcttcgtgttccttccagcagcgtaagccgtgacagaagacccgacccaaAAAGTtgtaaactgcgtgttttccctctgtttttttttttccgttttttcacagtcttttttctttccgtagtgtgtcatggatcccctctatcgccccgaatacctcctcctcctgctggagcaggagggactgtctctcgaggaccataccagacggtttctctggctagctaatgccaccagctacccggaccacgcgctctgcaccttttatcacgccagcctgaaccctaggtgcagagcgttgtcgcccgaagatggtcctcgggaggatttcgccgcctttatagagtggaatctggtgagaaatgggtcacctctcacggtcggcccaatggaggatctcgccaggtccactctgtacccagagcccagcctacaatctccccacggtacgaggcataagcccgagcccaccgatgacagagagccagagagcaacccgtcagaccaggtgcgagagccggcgacactgcccaccacgagggagcataatgtggagcgccaaatgggtcaaaatgagggggtttcctattcacctatgtcagtttctcagttaagcccaggacgggctcctgatcctctgttaagcccaggacgggctcctgatcctctgttaagcccaggaagggctcctgatcttccgttaagcccaggacgggctcctgatcctcctgtaagcccaggacgggctcctgatcctctgttaagcccaggaagggctcctgatcttccgttaagcccaggacgggctcctgatcctcctgtaagcccaggacgggctcctgatcctctgttaagcccaggaagggctcctgatcctctgttaagcccaggaagggctcctgttcccccgttaagcccaggaagggctcctgttcccccgttaagcccaggacgggctcctgttcccccgttaagcccaggacgggctcctgatcctcctgtaagcccaggacgggctcctgatcctcctgtaagcccaggacgggctcctgatcctctgttaagccgaggaagggctcctgatcttccgttaagcccaggacgggctcctgatcctctgttaagcccaggaagggctcctgattccccgttaagcccaggacgggctcctgttcccccgttaagcccaggacgggctcctgttcccctgttaagcccaggacgggctcctgttcccccgttaagcccaggacgggctcctgatcccccgttaagcccaggacgggctcctgatcccccgttaagcccaggacgggcctctgatcccccgttaagcccaggacgggctcctgatcctccgttaagcccaggacgggctcctgatcctcctttaagcccaggacgggctcctgatcccccgttaagccgaggacgggctcctgaacccccgttaagcccaggacgggctcctgatcctccgttaagcccaggacgggctcctgatcctccgttaagcccaggacgggctcctgatcctccgttaagcccaggaagggctccagccccagagcttactccaatgcctgctcctccaaaattcccaccctcccacccactcctgcctcctcctccgctgtcgtctggctgcccctcagctcgccctcagcctaccatcattgtggtgcgagctcagcgggaccgccatcctccagcgacgccttggtcggcgtctccctcacctccgcctccagcctctgaggcctggactccgcctcggcccgttgacccgtcggctccaccatggctcctagctccttcctctccgccgtggcccggcagtccgcaggctctgcctggctccctcgtccctccggctccgccttggtctggcgtcgtccatcctatgcctcgggactccactcctccggcttcgcctcatccctccgtccctccggctccatcaggctccttcatcccctcggctacacctcagtcctcggtcactctggcctcaccgcggccttccggatccacatcgccgcgtcagtcaccagagccatcagttccgcctaggacctccggctcctccccgtcaccctggctcttcggctctccgtctccgcctcgggctcctcctccacttgctccgttgccgtgggtcgagtccctggagtcggtgaccattcctcctccatggctccttcctccgtcggccccaccttgggccgttatggctgtggcctgggtcctgctgggtgcctcctgcttcagatccttcctgtctcctccctggctcctccctccgtcatctcctccctggctcctccctccgtcatctcctccctggctccttcctctgtggtccctgtctgctggcctccctttgttgtttctacggtgcgaggacgcacctaccgggaggggggagtactgtcacacacctggactcattttgtgtgtttttgcccctgtgacccagtttctgtcttccgtgtctggtttgattagtttccaggtgtgtctcttcatttccccatgtgttccatgtccctgttaatttagtcatgccatccacctgtgtttccccaattatcccttctacttaagccttgtcctttcagttctgtttggtcgggtctactcgtctacacGTTACTcattacttgtccacttgtctacttgtcaacttgttacctgttacttgccacttgccatctgttatttactacttaccttgtttatgtttgatttcaataaatccttgtttcgtttatccctcggcttcgtgttccttccagcagcgtaagccgtgacagtgtGAGTATTTCAGCCCCTCTAGCTCAGCAttgactgtattttttatttatttattatttaatttgacaaATTAGTAAAATATCTACCTTTTAATATTgacttctaaataataataaaaaaagaataaaaatgtatacagtaGAGGATACAAATGTTACTACAGGGGgtaattttatcatttatattttatgggATATCTTAACCCAAACACATAaatcatttcattaaaaatgtcCAGTACActtcagaacacactgagagttgttttaagctttttttccccctcctatttatgttttgctgctcATGTCAAAATGTGGCATCTTTtctttcagattaaaaaaatgaaagtatGCTTCAGAAAAGCAACAcacaactttcttttttttggggggggggggcttgttATGTTCCGCAATAAATGTGAATTTCAAATATGGACTGCATATTTTTAGGTActgctgtatttattttttcattagtcATGAAGGactcatttcaatttttttatatgGTGCGTATTTCAAGAAACTGGATGAAAGTAATATATTATGATGCATATATTACAGTACATATCATGACCAAGACAGATTAAATGCTGTTTCTCCTGAAATTCAACGTTTACACAAATTTAACTGTGTTCATGTTAAAGGTGTTTAAGGAAGCAAATATCACCATCAGAAGACACCTttagaaaataactttttttttaataaataaaaaaaaacactacaatgcAACCTCATATTGGTATAGacaaacacaaaatcatttttgATACAGCTGGTATGAAGAGAAAGATcacttaaacaaaaataaatattaattgtaaaatatatattctagagtaataaaagcacaataaaactcCCTATTCCTAAATACTGTATAAATTTATAGATAATTTCCCCTTTCATTTCTATGGTCTGTCATGACTTGGTTGCAGAAATGAACATGATGAAGAAGATATGAGACTAATTAGAATAATAAACCTATAAGATAATGAACCATATAAAGTCTATAGAGACCGCTTTTACAAGAAAGAAGTCAGCAGAGTTATTGTGAATGAAATAAATTGTGCTGCAtcataagtgtaaaaaaaaaaaaaaaccttttctcaCATTCATAACTTTTCCTAATGTTCACTTCTTTTTGTATTGTGTCACATTTGTGTCTCTTTATTGTAAAGCACTGTAAAATTTTGGTTCAGATCAGTTTTGCTAATGTCACTTTTGAGGAGGAATTTTAAGCGCTCAACATTTGCATCAGAGCAACAAACCAGTTTTCTTCACTTTTCATTTGATCCATATTAGATtgcaataaaatgatttattaatgaagagGTGACTCTGAATAAACACCcataaaaacatatttgtgtgtaaaagtctTTTTGAAGCATTTACAGTTATATAATTAATTGTGTGTTACAAGGATTTGCACAAGTGTCTCTTATTTAttagattgtttttttgtttcatatttatttactaaatgttttgtattacacatcataaataaaactaaagtaaGTTTAAATACAATCtaaataaagaataaacactaaatccataaaaggaaaaaaaatgacgataattttttcattaatttatattttattaaaaaagctgGATTTATTTGCATACATTATTTGgagaatatatattcatatacagATCAGAAATATGGTTGTATATACATTATGAAATAGAGAGATCAAATAGAAACAGTGTAGCTTCTTTTAAACTGTAAGGCTCTGTGTCTTTGCTGTAGTAGCAGTTGTCAATGCAGCAGAAGCTGATTCTGTAGCAgatgtttttgtagcattagaTTCTGTAACAGTTGTTCTTTTGTCCACTTGATCAATATGACTCTTCACCCAGGCAGTCTTTGGATCAATGCAGAACTCTCTCCCTGAAATTGTCTTAAACCTGAAGGAAAAAACATAAACATGATTTAAGTCAAATACTTCAGAAGAGTTTCTTATTCATGTTTACTTTCTAGTTTGAAAATGAAATAATAGTTAAGATGATACTCACACAATAGCGCGTCTGGCACAGATGCTGCTGGTCCAATAGTAAGACACCACTTTATTCACAGGAATCTTCACTTTACTGAACTCTCCACAACAGTTTGAGTTTGCCACTTCATTTGCCAGGTTAgctgaaatatgaaaatatgtgaaatatcAAATATCTGTATTCATGCAAAAAGATTATAAACTGttataacaatatttttaaatcaccaaatgcAACAAATGCAACTTAAAATTCCATAAATATTctgaaaacaatacatttttatcttaattcaaaatgaaaaaagCACTCACAGCTTGAAGTCATCTGCACAGAGCAGAAGATCACCAGGAACAGCAAACACATCAGGCTTCTCATTCTTCAAGATGTTTCTTCACACTGACAGAAAGAATCTGTAGAAGTTCTGTAGAGCTTGAAGATCTCAGAGCTGTTGTGTCCAGAATAACGTCTGAGCATCCTCTTATATACACAGTCAGAGACATATTCCTCATAAAGACATTCATGTAAATCCAGTTCTGAGTATCAACATTGCAGAACGAGAGCTGTTTTTAGCTCTTCCTTTTTTCTCATCCGTTTTCTGCTTTCTGGCCATGTAAGAGAGTTGAAGGTACTTTTCTTTCAAGTTCACTGAAAATGTGCTTGAGGAAAACAacaaacagttttcttttttttcagtgtttaaagGGACAGGGTCTCAAATTTTTATTTGAACTAAAATATGCACAAGTAAGGGAAAAAAGGcagctgttgtttttatttatttatttagtgaggAAAAGGGTGtggaacaacttttttttttttttttgacaaaaagaaaaaaaaagatgtgtctCTGGAAATTTTCTCTGGAAACCTCCGGAGATCCACAAGGTCCTTTGAGAAACAACATAGACAATAAGACAATATTAGTTTCTCAGAAACTTTctgtacattttcttttttgatttttgttttaggATACAATTATAATGCAAACAGTCCATTCCAAATTGTAATCTCATAGTTGCAGTCAATAATAATTTTTAGCATGGTTTTATCATCTACAATACTTTTGGAAAACTTTTGGTTCTCAAACTTGTCCTGGAGGAaccctgcacattttgtacagCATGTCTCTCTTGTAACACACCTGATTGGTGAATTGGTTGTGTCTGATAAAAGAGACATACAAATAGTCCAGGGCTATATGAGTCCTACAGGACAGGTTATAGAACTCCTGATCTAATGTATTCCAGCATATTTTTCGTCTTTTATCTTTGTCATTGAAAGTCTATCAGACCGAAAACTTTAGATGACAGTGTATGACTAGGACATTGCCATGAAGACCATAATATATGTaaaggataatgtacatccagctggtTGTTATTGCAGAATAAACCCTGAGAAGGTGATCAGGACCCCAACGCGAAAAATTATCTTGGTTATACAcggctacttgccacataagtaaataattagacactAAATATTGATTTGAGCTGAAATATTTGAACACAAAGCTTCCATTAACAAAGCAGTTGCAAGCAAGCAGCAAATTCAAACTAGACAGACATTTAAAGGAAACAGTCAAaccacttattacacaacatttcaacatataaatatttaaggTAAGTAAATAATAGATTTaaggcaaacaaaaaaaaaattcttaccagTTTGTTACTTTTGATACTTTTCTTTCAAGTTCACTGAAAATGTGCTTGATGAAAACACATAGCTTCGTTTTTTCAGTGATTTAAGGGACAGGGGCTCACATCTTTATTTGAACTTAAATATGCACAAGCTATAAATAGAGGGCAgctgttttttttgcttttctttttcatttagtgAGAAAAAAGGTGTGATTTACTTGGGAGTCAGACATTAATTTTAAAACCCTTATCTGTTagattaaaacaataattatttgactaaaagaaaaaaaagatccatTGGACGATCCATCTGGAGATCCACAAGGTCCTTTGAGAAACAATATagaagctgctgtgtgtgtgtgtacttttgaTGGCATAAATGCAGaacactaattctgagtatgggtcaccaataTTGgccatgtcacgtcactttcacattgcattttcactttcaaaacaacACACAGCTTCCTCTTTTGCCGGCCTGTCAAGCTCAGCATTCAATTAACTAAATCGGAAGATTTTTATGGTTAAATCTGAATTGTGCTGTCACCAGATATCAGGTGCTTAACCTTGACTCCTTACTCATGTATAAACCCAAAGACCTTTATTAACTGGTTTAGGTTTGTTTAATTAAAACACTAAACTTAAGATGTTGGACCACCAGGAACAGGAGTGAGAACCCCTGCTCTCTAGTGACACTTGTGGTCTAATAATTCagtcaccagttaaactgattcaCAGAACTGAAATATGCAAATATAATAACAGGAAAAGGACAGCTTCTCATTTGCAGTTAGTGTCTAGGACAGATGATGCTGATCCAGTAGTAAGAAGTCTCCTGTTTCAGATGAATCTTCACATTAGTGGTCTCTCCACAACACTTTGATTGTGCCACATCATgttctaaaactgaaaaaaaaaaaaaatcttatgttcacgcacaaaaaaaaaagattatttttttgaaaatattggTATATATTTTCATACTCTTTGGGAAACCTTTGCATAATATCCTATGTATTCCAGCAGAGTTTCATCTTTTATCTTTGTCATTGAAAGTCTTTCAGACTGAAAACATCCACCATTAGATGACAGTATGACTGCGGGACACCATGAAGAAAAGTATAAAAAGCTATATACtgtcaatatttaatttaataataataattaaattacaaattacatcAGGCTTCTCATTCTTCAAGATGTTTCTTCACAATGACGCAATTAATCAAAATGTAGTTCAGCAGAGTTTCAAGCTTTCTGTTACAGTTACAAAGGAATGAATAAAATAGTacttaacattttcatttagtttatttcagTGTCATTTTTAACCCCAATCAGTCTAATTTAGAAtcatcaatataaaaaaaaaaaaaaaattctattgccTCTGCATTTCATTACATTCACATTgccttttttactttatattttaatggTAAACAGATCTGGTATTAACAAGTATTAAGTATTCAATTCaacttcattttacatattacagtttttcacacTTGCTTTAGTACATTTCTCAACTCATCCTTAACATTTGCAAACCAGCGAGTGCATTTCTCAAGACAATTCATATAAACAGCATTATACAATGGATAACCAAATCCAAATTGCACAAAATACTAGTTCTTCTctcaaaagtaaatatttagaagaatgtatCAGTGCCATTGGAATGAAAAGTCATTTTTAATGAACAAGATAGTTGAAATGCTTATCCATGTTATAATAGTGTACTCTGACAGTTTTTCCTGATGCAAACTGTGTTTTGATACCaaaaattttttttccatattgcaTACATCACAGATCATTGACTACCTCACCAATGCCACTATGTATATCCACAATCTATTACAATAGACAAAGTATCATTctattttaaatggtttaatttttatttgatggAGTTCAAAAGTGATAAAACAGGAGAAAATGAAGAAGCAGGAGAATTGCGTCCGCTCTGTCAAAGCTCTTCTTGTGTATAAAGCCGGTGCATAAAtcacttatttattttcatcCTATATGATCTTGCCAAAATAAACTAACCTTTGTATTGTCCGTACAAAAGTCACTACGCAGTCAGCACTtcactgaaacacaaataaaactTAAGACTGTGTACCAGAAACAACACCGACATCAGATGATGTTTCTTCACAATGACAGAAAGAATCTGTAGAAGTTCTGCAGAGCTTGAAGATCTCACAGCTGTTGTGTTCAGAAGTATTCCTCGTAAAGACATTCAGACAGATCATTTTCTGAGTATCAACAATACATGAGAGTAGTTTTTAGCTCctcatttttctgctttgtcagTCATGTGAAAATGTTCTACTTTTCTTTCAGATTCACTGAAAACAAGCAAaagattttatgaaaataaacaggTGCTTAACCTGGTCCCCTTCCTCACAAGTAAACCCACAGACTTTGATTAACTGATTCAGTTGTGTTTAATTAAAGCACTAAACTTGAGATGTTAGACTACTGGAAACAAGTCTGAGAACCCCTGCTCTAAGAAAACACAACCACCTCTGGTCTCTAGTGACACTTGTTGGTCTAACAGAGAAGTTACAATAAATCaaccaccagttaaactgattataatatatatatatatatatatatatatatatatatatatgtataatataatgcaGGGAAAATGGCACCTTTTTATTTGCAGTTAGTGACACTAAAAACATTGTGATACTTACAGGTTTCCATtcacaattaaatgttttttgagtcTGACTAAAATAgtaatttgtctttttaaaatggcATGTAAACATTTTAGTCTAATTGAAATcatcatagtatttttttttttttttttttttacagtagaggTTTAGAAGTAACTGTGGACTGTGATGCTATGAGGTGATATTAGAAATGGTGTGGATTTAGTGAGTTctgtgcttttgacatttttcaaacctgggacaatcttgcacacttactTTCTGTTGTGTCCatgttgtgtgcatgtgtgcaagtCCCAAGGCCTCTCATTCTTTAATAttgacttttaaataaaaaatataatacatttaaatgaaaagtttCAAAATGCTTTCAAACTTGTCCATACAAAAGGCCCTACACAATCAGCATGTATAGTCAAGTTCAATGCTACTGTGAAATTTTAATGATCAAATCTGAATTGTGCTGTCACCAAATATCAGATGCTAAACATCCAGCCCTCGCTTACAAGTAAACCCAAAGACCTTGATtaactggttcaggtgtgttttattaAAGTTAGTAGTAAACTCTAagtttaaaaagttattaaactttAGGGGAGCTTGGCCCTCATTTCTGAGTATTAACATTGCAGAATGAGAACTGTTTTTagctctttctttttctcatccTTTTTCTGCTTTGTTGCTCATCTGAAAAAGTGTAAAGTACTTTCCTTTCAGATTCACTGAAAACGTGCTTCAGAAAAACAACACACAACTTCCTCTTTTGCGGGCCTGATGTCAAGCTCAGCATTAAATTAACTAAATCTGAAGATTTGTGATCAAATCTGAATTGTGCGGTCTCAAAATATCTGGTGCTTAACCTTGACTTCTTAATCATGTTCAGTATAAACACACAGACTTTGAATAACtggttaaaatgtgtttaattaaagCAATATGTGCAGATGTTGGATCACCAGAAACAGGAGCGAGAACTTTTTTAGATTCCTTTTCTAAGGCAAGGAATGAGGTCATCCCCATTTTTTCATTGATACACATCTGgactttttttttccaggaacATGAAATAACACATTTTGCTGCCAGCAACCAGAGAATTAACAACAATCATTCATGATTGGTGATTTAAAAATGCAGAGGACAGGAAAGATATGTAATATACACAACATAAGATCAAGAGGAATTATTTTACCAATGAGTTTACTTATCAATATTTTAACCCCAAAACAATGAATTTTACTGCATTCCCACATTAGATGGAATAAAGTTCCCtgcttttgtttacatttttgttgCATATTTCAGGAATATCCGGGTTGAAGTGATGTAACTTAACTGGAATTATATATTGTCTACTCAGCCATTTATACTGAAGCAGTCTCAAATGGGTGCTCATTGCCTGAGTTTGggcttttaaacatgttttttgcCACTCTTGCTCAGTTACAGTATATCATCCTGCAGGATAGACCGCCATGCTTGAAATCTGGATTCACAGaattaaaatatgcaaatgtaaTAACAGGAGAAGGTTTTCATTTACAGTTATAGGCACTAAGACAAAAATGTTGAGAATGAGATTTTTACTTAAGGGGTTCCCATCCCTTTAAAACGTTGAAATGCACTTAGATCCGGTTGTTTGCATAAGTTCTCAAGAGGCCAAGCGTGAGTATTGCAGGCCCAAAAGGAATGCAGTAGAAGATGAAAAATGTTACTTCATAAaggtaattttattatttacattttatgtaataacTGAGCTCAAACCCATGAATCACTtaattaaaaatatcatataCATGTACATGTTATGAAATATTGTAGTACAAGGATTAAATGTCCTTTTAGACTGTTGTTCTGCTGTCCACATCAGCAACATATTTACTCATCTCTGAATCTACACAGAACTCTCTCCCTGCAATTATCTTTAACCTGAAGAGAAAAGTCAGAAAATTAAAAGATGTAGATCACATTCTTTTAGAAACAAGTCTTCCATTTGAAGATGAAATAatgtttcaagtttatttgtattcgtatagcgctttttacaatacaaatcattacaaagcaactctacagaaaattacgtttctacaatatttagtagtagcttataagtggtgactatgtttgtgcgcatatgacaggatttttcagaaaaattaatacaagacgtagtcagtcagacgatgaacattattgacagctgttattatattatgcagtcacacttgtagcactatttgttagttctgtttgttgattcagggttagcatcatctggggtcctctgagggtcagcatcatctcttctcaggtgttctggatccagactggagcttgtgtaaatcttgtggcaaacaaacaaatagagacataattagcatag is from Carassius carassius chromosome 43, fCarCar2.1, whole genome shotgun sequence and encodes:
- the LOC132125116 gene encoding C-C motif chemokine 4-like isoform X5; this translates as MRSLMCLLFVIFCSVQMTSSSNLANEVANSNCCGEFSKVKIPVNKVVSYYWTSSICARRAIVFKTISGREFCIDPKTAWVKSHIDQVDKRTTVTESNATKTSATESASAALTTATTAKTQSLTV
- the LOC132125116 gene encoding C-C motif chemokine 2-like isoform X1, which produces MRSLMCLLFLVIFCSVQMTSSANLANEVANSNCCGEFSKVKIPVNKVVSYYWTSSICARRAIVFKTISGREFCIDPKTAWVKSHIDQVDKRTTVTESNATKTSATESASAALTTATTAKTQSLTV
- the LOC132125116 gene encoding C-C motif chemokine 2-like isoform X2; this translates as MRSLMCLLFLVIFCSVQMTSSSNLANEVANSNCCGEFSKVKIPVNKVVSYYWTSSICARRAIVFKTISGREFCIDPKTAWVKSHIDQVDKRTTVTESNATKTSATESASAALTTATTAKTQSLTV